The region AGTATCTAAAAACTTCAATATTAAGATGGAAGATTTTAATTCAAAAAAGAGAACTAGGGCTATTGCCTATCCAAGACAAGTAGCTATGTACTTATGCAGGGAACTAACTGATTTGTCTTTACCTAAGATAGGAGATGAATTTGGAGGAAGAGATCATACAACAGTTATTCATGCTTGCGACAAGATAGCTATAGACATTGAAGACGATTCAAATTTTGAAAGAAAAATAGATAATGTGATAAAAGAAATAAAAGGAGAATAATCAACAGAAATATGTAGATAAGCTGTTGATCCTTTGTGGAGAACTTATATTTATTTTTTTCTTTATTTTTTGTTGATAACTTTGCTTTTTATCATTTAGTTATCAACATGTTATTAAATATGCCAAAATCAATGAATTTGTGTTTTTCACACACTTATCCACATATCTACAGCCCCTACTACTATTACTACTATTATAGTATTATCATTCTATCTCTATTTAAGTCCAACAAAAAGGAGGATATTTTCAAATGAGAATACAAATAGAACAAAATCAATTGATGAAACATGTAAATATCGTTCAAAAAGGTATTTCCAGTAAAACAACTTTACCAATTTTAGATGGAATACTTATTGAGACGGTTGATGGTAGAATAAAACTTACTGGTACTGATTTGGAATTAGGTATTGAATCTTATATAGATGGCAATGTTTTAGAAGAGGGTTCTATAGTTATAAATTCTAGGATATTTGGAGACATAGTGAGAAAACTTCCTAATGAAACTATAGATATTGTGACAAAAGAAAATAAGATGAATATTTTGTGTAGAACTAGTGAATTCAATTTAATTGGAAATCCAGCTTTAGAGTATCCAGAACTTCCTACACTTATAGATCAATATAGTATTAAGATACCTATGGATTTGTTTAAGAGTACTATTAGACAGACAGTTTTTGCTACAACTCAAGATGAGACAAGGCCAATATTGACTGGTGTATTATTTGAGATAATAGATGACAAAGCATCTTTTGTAGCTCTTGATGGGTATAGATTGGCACTAAAGACTATAAAAGTAAATTCATCTGAAGATTTCAAGGTAGTAGTACCAGGAAAGACTTTGATAGAGTTAAACAAAATACTTGAAGATGAAGAAGATGATATAGATGTAGTTTTGACACCTAGCCATATAGTGTTTAAACTAGGAGATACTGTTGTCTATTCACGACTACTTGAGGGACAATTTTTGAACTATAGGGATATTATTAGAGAAGAGCACAATACTAGAGTTAAATTAAATAGAAAAGAATTCCAAAATTCATTGGAAAGGGCTTCACTTTTGGCTAAAGAAGAAAAGGCTAATTTGGTTAAATTAAATATATTAGAGGATAAACTTATTATAAAGTCTAACTCAGAAATAGGTAATGTACATGAAGAATTACCTATAGAAAAAACTGGAGAAGATGTACAAATAGCCTTCAATTCAAGATATATACTTGATGGGATAAAGGCTATGGATGTTGAGGAAATAGATCTATTCTTTATGGGAAGCTTGAATCCTTGTATTATTAGGCCTTGTGAAAGTGATAATTATACTTATTTGGTATTGCCTGTAAGATTAGCTAGAGATGATTATTAATAAAAAAAGAAGGGATAAAATGAGAGAAGTAAAAATTGATACGGAATATATAAAATTGGATCAACTGCTTAAGTATTCTGGTTTTGCTCAAACTGGAGGCCATAGCAAGATGTTGATTCAAGAGGGAGTAGTTTTGGTTAATGACAATGTAGTCACTGAGAGGGGTAAGAAGATTAGAAGTGGTGATATAGTAAAAATTGAAGATGTTGGTGAATTTGTTGTGGTATAATATTATAGGCCTCAACTAAGGAGTGTTTTAATTGTATGTTGAAAGCATAAGGCTTATAAACTTTAGGAATTATTTTAATTTGGAGTTAGATTTAAATAAAAAAGTAAATTTATTTTTAGGGAATAATGCTCAAGGTAAGACTAATTTACTTGAATCTATATATATTTGTTCTTTTGGGAAATCTTTTAGGACTAATAGAGATAGGGATATGATCAATTTCAAAAAGAATAAGTGTTATGTGGGAACAAAGGTTGTAGGAAGAAATTTTGATAAATTTGTAGAAATAAAAATAGAAGAAGATAAACCCAAGAGGATTAGATTAAATAAAGTGGAACTGGAAAAGAATAGGGAATTGTATAGTGGTTTGAATGTGGTTATTTTTTCTCCTGATGATTTGCGGTTAATAAAGGATGGCCCTTCGGAGAGAAGAAATTTTTTGGATAGAGAGATTTCTCAGTTAAAACCAGTGTATAAATACAATTTGAACAGATACAATAAAGTTCTTTTTCAGAGGAACAATCTACTAAAAAATATGATTCAAAAGAAGGGAAATGAACAACTTATAGAAATATTTGACTTTCAATTGGCTAAAATAGGAACAGATATTATTGTGGAGAGGATTAGCTTTATCAATAGATTGTCAGTCGTATCTCGAGATATTCATAGAAAGATAACTAACGGTAATGAAAATTTGTCTTTAAAATATGTATCAAATGTGGATACTGGTGTTGAAAACAAAAAAATAATTGAGAAGTGTTTTTTAGAAAGATTAAAGTGGAGTAGAAAGAGTGATATACTTAAGGGAGTAACTGAAATAGGTCCTCATAGGGATGATATTGAAGTACTCATAGACGGAATAGATTCCAAATCTTTTGCTTCTCAAGGCCAGCAGAGAACAGCTGTACTTTCCATGAAACTTGCAGAGATTAATATTATTAGTGAAGATAGTGGAGACTTACCTGTGCTTTTACTTGATGATGTGTTATCAGAATTAGATAGTAGTAGAAGGAGATATTTACTGGATAATTTTAGTGAGTTGCAGATTATTATAACTTCAACAGATACTGTTCAATTAGAGGAGTTTAAAAGTCTCGATGCACAGATCTTTTATATTGAAGATGGAAATGTATATAAGAAAGGGAGCTAGGTCAAATGTTTCTTCATATAGGAAATAATAAGATAATACCTGTGAGTGAAATTATTGCAATTATAGATGCAAAATCATATAATAGTTCATCTGAGATGAAAAAATATATAGAGAATAATAATTACAATGATGTTAAAGATGATGATTATGCGACTTATATTGTTACAAGTAGGGAAGGGTATACTAATGTATATGCTTCTAATATTTCATCATCTACTTTGCTTAAGAGATGTAATGCTATAGATTGGGGGGAATTCAATGGCCAAAGAAAATAATGGTAGAAAATATACTGCAGATGAGATACAGGTGCTTACAGGATTGGAACCAGTAAGATTAAGGCCAGGTATGTATATTGGTAGCACTGGTCCTAAGGGGCTTCATCATTTGGTGTATGAGGTAGTGGATAACAGTATTGATGAGGCTTTGGCGGGAGTTTGTGATACTATTAATGTGTGTATAAATACTGATGAATCAGTTAGTATAGAGGACAATGGTAGTGGTATTCCTGTAGAGATACATCCTCAAACTGGTAAATCAACTGTTGAAACAGTACTTACTATACTCCATGCAGGTGGTAAGTTCAATAATGGTGCTTATAAGGTGTCTGGAGGGCTTCACGGTGTAGGTATTTCTGTAGTTAATGCTCTTTCAGAGTGGCTAAAGGTAGAAGTTAAGAGAGATGGAAATGTCTATAGACAGACTTTTGAAAGAGGTGTACCTACTTCTGAACTTGAAGTTGTAGGGGAAGTAGATAGCTCATTTACGGGAACAACTATTTCTTTTAAGCCAGATGCAAAGATATTTGATGAGGTGAAATTTAGTTCAGAGACTCTTGAGTATAGACTTAGAGAGATGGCGTTTTTGAACAAAGGTATAAAGATTGTTTTAGATGATAAAAGAAGTAATAAGAAAAAGACATTTCACTATGAAGGTGGAATCAAGGCTTTTGTAGAGTATGTAAATAGAAATAAAACTTCTATTCATGAGAACATTATTTATTTTGAAAGCGAAAAGGATTCTTGTGTTGTTGAATTGGCTATGCAATATACTGATGGATATTCTGAAAATGTATTTACT is a window of Anaerosalibacter sp. Marseille-P3206 DNA encoding:
- the dnaN gene encoding DNA polymerase III subunit beta, whose translation is MRIQIEQNQLMKHVNIVQKGISSKTTLPILDGILIETVDGRIKLTGTDLELGIESYIDGNVLEEGSIVINSRIFGDIVRKLPNETIDIVTKENKMNILCRTSEFNLIGNPALEYPELPTLIDQYSIKIPMDLFKSTIRQTVFATTQDETRPILTGVLFEIIDDKASFVALDGYRLALKTIKVNSSEDFKVVVPGKTLIELNKILEDEEDDIDVVLTPSHIVFKLGDTVVYSRLLEGQFLNYRDIIREEHNTRVKLNRKEFQNSLERASLLAKEEKANLVKLNILEDKLIIKSNSEIGNVHEELPIEKTGEDVQIAFNSRYILDGIKAMDVEEIDLFFMGSLNPCIIRPCESDNYTYLVLPVRLARDDY
- a CDS encoding RNA-binding S4 domain-containing protein is translated as MREVKIDTEYIKLDQLLKYSGFAQTGGHSKMLIQEGVVLVNDNVVTERGKKIRSGDIVKIEDVGEFVVV
- the recF gene encoding DNA replication/repair protein RecF, which gives rise to MYVESIRLINFRNYFNLELDLNKKVNLFLGNNAQGKTNLLESIYICSFGKSFRTNRDRDMINFKKNKCYVGTKVVGRNFDKFVEIKIEEDKPKRIRLNKVELEKNRELYSGLNVVIFSPDDLRLIKDGPSERRNFLDREISQLKPVYKYNLNRYNKVLFQRNNLLKNMIQKKGNEQLIEIFDFQLAKIGTDIIVERISFINRLSVVSRDIHRKITNGNENLSLKYVSNVDTGVENKKIIEKCFLERLKWSRKSDILKGVTEIGPHRDDIEVLIDGIDSKSFASQGQQRTAVLSMKLAEINIISEDSGDLPVLLLDDVLSELDSSRRRYLLDNFSELQIIITSTDTVQLEEFKSLDAQIFYIEDGNVYKKGS
- the remB gene encoding extracellular matrix regulator RemB encodes the protein MFLHIGNNKIIPVSEIIAIIDAKSYNSSSEMKKYIENNNYNDVKDDDYATYIVTSREGYTNVYASNISSSTLLKRCNAIDWGEFNGQRK